In Endozoicomonas sp. GU-1, one DNA window encodes the following:
- a CDS encoding GNAT family N-acetyltransferase — MAEIIIRSVEMNDADHLRKLYEGERAYSGTLQLPRPSQQLWENRLEKSNRESVHQYVAEIDSKVVGHLFLDNPPNPRRRHVGYLGMAVRDDSQGQGVGSALMAAMVDLADNWLNLRRMELTVFVDNEPAIKLYKKFGFQIEGESPDYAFRNGEYVGVYHMGRINKR, encoded by the coding sequence ATGGCTGAAATTATTATCAGATCCGTAGAAATGAACGATGCGGATCATCTCAGAAAACTCTACGAGGGAGAGCGGGCTTATTCCGGTACACTGCAGCTCCCACGACCATCTCAGCAGCTCTGGGAAAACCGCCTGGAGAAGAGCAATCGGGAAAGTGTCCACCAATACGTGGCAGAAATAGATTCAAAAGTGGTTGGTCATCTGTTTCTGGATAACCCTCCCAACCCGCGACGACGCCACGTAGGTTATCTCGGAATGGCCGTTCGTGATGACAGTCAAGGGCAGGGTGTTGGCAGTGCCTTGATGGCAGCCATGGTGGATCTGGCAGATAACTGGCTGAACTTGCGAAGAATGGAGTTGACGGTGTTTGTGGATAATGAACCTGCAATTAAGCTCTATAAAAAATTTGGTTTTCAGATAGAAGGCGAGTCACCGGATTATGCTTTTCGAAACGGTGAGTATGTTGGTGTTTACCATATGGGCAGGATTAACA
- a CDS encoding M13 family metallopeptidase encodes MKLKLLTVAVVGTALITGCAVSSHHSLEKHEKVAQAPEISGIEYDNMDSSVRPQDDFYRYVNGQWLDKTEIPEDKSRYGAFSKLYDESQEALRKVLEAAAENRQSAADEDARKLGDFYASYMDEERINKLGVTPLAAEFSRIAGIKTHQDLPGLLADLGTRGITTPLGWYVNNDARQSEVNALYVSQSGLGLPDRDYYLEEGERYKAIRQQYQDYMTELLVLAGQPEPEQVATGIMALETRLAEVQWSRVERRDPIKAYNKMTVADANQLMGDFDFSRYLRQAGVDVDQVIVRQPGYFEKLSSIISGTDIATWKNYLTFHTLNSYASSLSEPFAQVRFDFYGRTLRGIEEPAPRWKRGVDAADDVLGELLGKEYVKTYFPPEAKARMSVLVDNVIEGFEASIDDLPWMSTPTKFAARIKLSKFTPKIGYPDQWRDYSTLDIKPDDLVGNLVRSSQWQYATMAGKAGKPVDRSEWFMTPQTVNAYYNPVNNEIVFPAAILQPPFFNLAADDAVNYGSIGAVIGHELGHGFDDQGAKYDGDGNLRNWWGEEDLEQFKARGARLVDQYNAFKPFDDISINGQLTLGENIGDLGGLSVALKAYQLSLNGEESPVIDGFTGEQRFFLGWSQIWRIKSREEALRQQLVVGPHSPGEYRARVLSNLDEFYKAFEVEEGDGMYRKPEDRVKIW; translated from the coding sequence ATGAAGTTGAAACTCCTGACAGTTGCTGTTGTCGGTACCGCGTTAATAACAGGCTGTGCAGTTAGCTCCCATCATTCTCTTGAGAAGCACGAGAAAGTAGCTCAGGCCCCTGAGATTTCTGGTATTGAGTATGACAATATGGATTCGTCCGTGCGTCCGCAGGATGATTTCTATCGTTATGTGAATGGTCAATGGCTTGATAAAACAGAGATACCGGAAGACAAATCACGCTATGGTGCCTTCAGCAAACTTTATGACGAGTCTCAGGAAGCCCTTCGGAAAGTATTGGAAGCAGCGGCAGAAAACAGACAATCGGCGGCTGATGAGGATGCACGGAAGCTGGGGGATTTTTATGCCAGCTATATGGATGAGGAGCGTATCAATAAGCTTGGGGTAACGCCTTTAGCAGCTGAGTTCTCCCGAATCGCTGGTATAAAGACACATCAGGATTTGCCCGGGCTACTGGCTGACCTGGGGACCAGGGGCATCACCACCCCATTAGGCTGGTACGTCAATAATGATGCACGACAATCTGAAGTGAATGCACTCTATGTGAGTCAATCCGGGTTGGGGCTTCCTGATCGGGACTACTACCTGGAAGAGGGGGAGCGATATAAGGCTATCCGGCAACAATACCAGGATTACATGACCGAGCTTTTGGTCTTGGCGGGTCAACCAGAGCCGGAACAAGTGGCAACGGGGATTATGGCGCTGGAAACAAGGCTGGCTGAAGTTCAGTGGTCTCGCGTGGAGCGACGTGATCCGATCAAAGCCTACAACAAAATGACAGTAGCTGATGCCAATCAATTAATGGGGGATTTTGATTTTTCCCGGTATCTCCGGCAGGCCGGTGTTGATGTTGACCAGGTCATTGTGCGTCAGCCGGGCTACTTTGAAAAACTGTCGTCCATTATCAGTGGTACTGATATCGCGACATGGAAAAACTACCTGACATTCCATACGTTAAACAGTTATGCGTCGTCCTTAAGTGAACCCTTTGCCCAGGTACGTTTTGATTTTTACGGCAGAACGTTAAGAGGCATTGAGGAGCCTGCACCACGCTGGAAGCGGGGTGTTGACGCAGCGGATGATGTACTTGGCGAACTGTTGGGTAAGGAGTACGTGAAAACGTACTTTCCACCGGAAGCAAAAGCCAGAATGTCAGTGTTGGTTGATAACGTTATTGAGGGATTTGAAGCTTCCATTGACGATCTTCCCTGGATGAGTACGCCAACCAAATTTGCCGCCAGGATCAAACTGAGTAAATTTACGCCAAAGATTGGTTATCCCGATCAATGGCGTGATTACTCAACGCTGGACATTAAGCCGGATGACCTGGTTGGCAACCTTGTGCGCTCCAGTCAGTGGCAGTACGCAACGATGGCCGGGAAGGCGGGTAAACCGGTGGATCGCAGTGAGTGGTTTATGACACCACAGACCGTGAACGCCTATTACAATCCGGTGAACAACGAAATTGTTTTTCCAGCCGCCATACTGCAACCACCGTTTTTTAATCTGGCCGCCGATGATGCGGTGAATTACGGATCCATTGGTGCGGTTATTGGTCACGAGCTGGGTCATGGGTTTGATGACCAGGGCGCAAAGTATGATGGTGATGGCAACCTGAGAAACTGGTGGGGTGAGGAAGACCTTGAGCAGTTTAAGGCCCGTGGTGCCAGGCTGGTGGATCAATACAACGCCTTTAAACCGTTCGATGATATCAGCATTAATGGCCAGTTGACCCTGGGTGAGAACATTGGCGATCTTGGTGGTTTGAGTGTTGCCTTGAAAGCCTATCAGTTGTCGCTTAATGGCGAAGAGTCACCAGTGATTGATGGTTTTACCGGAGAGCAGCGTTTCTTTTTGGGCTGGTCGCAGATCTGGCGAATTAAATCCCGTGAGGAGGCTTTGCGCCAGCAGTTAGTGGTGGGTCCCCATTCCCCGGGTGAATATCGGGCGAGAGTGTTATCCAACCTTGATGAATTCTATAAAGCCTTTGAGGTGGAAGAAGGTGATGGTATGTACCGCAAACCAGAAGACCGGGTAAAGATCTGGTAA
- a CDS encoding ABC transporter ATP-binding protein, with protein sequence MERNKNNKQQFIRLLNYGRPYRRQLVLSLLLMLLGTGATLYAPVLMKTFIDDHVVPRDWDQNALILLAVGFMGMYLMAAVMSWFEAMLFQKVALSVVHDIRRQVFNHLFRLPMAFFDREPVGKLVSRVTNDTETVRDLFVQALPDTIKGVVTIIGVIIAMFLLDVRLALFCLGILPIIVGCIYLYQKYSHPVFHASRTVLSDINTRINESIQGMSVIQVLRQQKRVSQQFEDTCEEYQRIQNRLVIINGVLLRPMVHFAAMLALALMVGGFTGQALSGPVEIGLLYAFINYLDRMFEPLTHITMQMQVWQQSVVSAERVFQLMDEPVEDRPERKNGVVIQRGRIEFRDVELSYDGVNKALDGISFTVEPGQFVALVGHTGSGKSSIVNLLMRFYEYQKGSVLIDDQPLALFSEQALRDSLGLVFQEPFVFQGSIAENIHLGKADISDQGVKEAANRVQASGFIEQLHDGYEEKMGERGQSLSSGEKQLLSFARTLAQDPAILIMDEATANIDSETELAIKQSLFTLRQGRTTLAIAHRLNTIEDADLILVMERGKIVQRGTHQSLLKEPGLYRDMFKAQQDVVVQESDRLSLVS encoded by the coding sequence TTGGAAAGGAATAAGAACAATAAGCAGCAGTTTATACGGCTGTTGAATTATGGAAGACCCTACCGGCGGCAGCTGGTGCTCAGTCTTTTGCTTATGTTGCTGGGTACCGGTGCCACGCTCTATGCGCCGGTTTTAATGAAAACGTTTATTGATGACCATGTGGTTCCCCGTGACTGGGATCAGAATGCCCTGATCCTGTTAGCGGTTGGTTTTATGGGAATGTACCTGATGGCCGCCGTGATGAGCTGGTTTGAAGCCATGCTGTTTCAAAAGGTGGCGCTGTCGGTAGTACACGATATTCGTCGTCAAGTGTTTAATCACCTGTTCCGGCTACCGATGGCTTTTTTTGACCGGGAGCCGGTGGGCAAGCTGGTGTCAAGGGTGACTAACGATACAGAAACTGTTCGGGATCTGTTCGTTCAGGCACTGCCCGATACCATCAAAGGTGTTGTCACCATTATTGGCGTCATCATCGCCATGTTTTTGCTGGATGTTCGGCTGGCACTGTTCTGTCTGGGTATTCTGCCCATTATTGTTGGCTGTATTTATCTTTATCAGAAATACAGCCATCCGGTGTTTCATGCATCCCGCACTGTGCTCAGTGATATCAATACCCGGATTAATGAATCCATACAGGGGATGTCGGTTATTCAGGTATTGCGTCAGCAGAAGCGGGTCAGTCAGCAGTTTGAAGATACGTGTGAAGAGTATCAGCGGATTCAGAATCGTCTGGTGATCATTAATGGCGTGCTCCTGAGGCCAATGGTCCATTTTGCTGCCATGTTGGCGCTTGCATTAATGGTCGGTGGCTTTACTGGTCAGGCATTGAGCGGGCCGGTAGAGATCGGGTTGCTTTATGCGTTTATCAACTATCTCGATCGTATGTTTGAGCCATTGACCCATATCACCATGCAGATGCAGGTTTGGCAGCAGTCAGTGGTTTCTGCTGAGCGGGTTTTCCAGTTGATGGATGAACCGGTTGAGGATAGACCGGAGCGTAAGAATGGTGTGGTTATTCAGCGTGGTCGTATAGAGTTTCGTGATGTTGAGCTGTCTTATGATGGGGTTAACAAGGCGTTGGATGGTATCAGTTTTACCGTTGAGCCCGGGCAATTTGTCGCACTGGTTGGCCATACTGGCAGTGGTAAAAGTTCCATTGTTAACCTGTTAATGCGGTTTTATGAATACCAGAAAGGTTCAGTGCTGATAGATGACCAGCCCCTGGCCTTATTCTCCGAACAGGCCTTGAGAGACAGCCTTGGCCTGGTGTTTCAGGAGCCTTTTGTTTTTCAGGGCAGTATTGCTGAGAACATCCACTTGGGAAAGGCTGACATCTCTGATCAGGGAGTAAAAGAAGCTGCTAACCGGGTTCAGGCATCTGGTTTTATAGAGCAGCTTCATGATGGCTATGAAGAGAAAATGGGGGAGCGTGGGCAGTCACTGTCAAGTGGTGAGAAACAGTTGTTGTCGTTTGCCAGAACGCTGGCTCAGGACCCAGCGATTCTGATCATGGATGAAGCCACTGCCAATATCGATAGTGAAACCGAGCTGGCTATCAAACAGTCGTTGTTTACCCTGAGGCAGGGCAGAACGACGTTAGCGATTGCCCACAGATTGAACACTATTGAAGACGCAGATCTGATTCTGGTGATGGAGCGAGGCAAAATAGTTCAGCGTGGAACTCATCAGTCACTGCTGAAAGAGCCGGGGTTGTATCGGGATATGTTTAAGGCACAGCAGGATGTTGTAGTGCAGGAGTCTGACAGGTTGTCGCTGGTTAGTTAA
- a CDS encoding ATP-binding cassette domain-containing protein, translating to MNSRLLKAWMDFDIKSFTYPGADKAALGQLALTLTKGQFVGICGRTGSGKSTLLRLLLRQYDDAAVSIQLNGVDHQQFSLDQLRSRFALVAQEPFLFSATIAQNIAFGKPLASRAEIEQVARLACVHDDIVQFQDGYETMLGEKGVNLSGGQKQRLTIARALLLDADVLLFDDAFCSLDMQTEARILDNLITSGQQKTIVLITQRLTNLNKADQIVVLDQGRISESGAHRELIAGNGWYARIFKRQSLEIKTSG from the coding sequence GTGAATTCGAGACTGTTAAAAGCCTGGATGGACTTTGACATTAAAAGCTTTACTTACCCGGGTGCCGATAAAGCGGCTTTGGGGCAGTTGGCACTGACTCTGACGAAAGGGCAGTTTGTGGGTATTTGTGGCAGAACTGGCAGTGGGAAGTCCACCTTGCTGAGGCTGCTGTTACGACAGTACGACGATGCTGCCGTAAGTATTCAGTTAAATGGTGTTGATCATCAACAGTTCTCGCTGGATCAGCTCAGAAGCCGCTTCGCCCTGGTGGCTCAGGAGCCGTTTTTGTTTTCTGCGACCATTGCACAAAACATTGCGTTTGGAAAACCGTTGGCCAGCCGTGCAGAGATTGAACAGGTTGCCAGGCTGGCCTGTGTCCATGACGACATCGTGCAGTTTCAAGATGGTTATGAAACCATGCTAGGTGAGAAAGGAGTCAACCTGTCCGGTGGCCAGAAGCAAAGGCTGACCATTGCCCGGGCATTACTGCTGGATGCGGATGTTCTGCTGTTTGATGATGCTTTTTGCTCTCTGGATATGCAGACTGAGGCGAGAATTCTCGACAACTTAATAACATCAGGTCAACAGAAAACCATTGTTCTGATTACCCAACGACTGACTAACTTGAACAAGGCGGACCAGATTGTGGTGCTTGATCAAGGCAGGATCAGCGAATCAGGGGCACACAGGGAGTTGATCGCCGGGAATGGCTGGTACGCCAGAATATTTAAACGTCAGTCTCTGGAAATAAAAACATCAGGGTGA
- a CDS encoding ABC transporter transmembrane domain-containing protein has product MSIFWNLGWFFKQHWLRYSCCVLFLILVSLAELLPPWIIGDLVDEVQQGSITFASVLQSSLLIAFIGLAIYALRNGWRIMLFGGAIELGRVMRLRLFHHLTRMSPEFYQRHNTGDLMAHGTNDVRAIEMTAAEGVLTLVDSMIAGSAVIIAMVLVCGWEMTVAALLPFPVMAWLMFRYAGLLHARFKLAQEAFSDLNNRVQEAVSGVRAIRAHDLNRSQMQKFAAQSETTVAANMQVARIDAMFDPTISICVGVSILGSLGFGAWRIDSGLMTLGELTTFTIYLGLLVWPMFAFGWLFNIVERGNASLNRLQSLMGEKPGVVDSEFETVKSLDGL; this is encoded by the coding sequence ATGTCTATTTTCTGGAACCTGGGATGGTTCTTTAAGCAACACTGGCTGCGTTACAGCTGTTGTGTACTTTTTCTGATTCTGGTGTCTCTGGCAGAGTTATTGCCGCCCTGGATTATTGGTGATCTCGTCGATGAGGTGCAGCAGGGCAGTATTACTTTTGCCAGTGTTTTGCAGTCATCGCTGCTTATTGCCTTTATTGGTCTTGCCATATACGCCCTGCGAAATGGCTGGCGGATTATGCTGTTTGGTGGAGCGATTGAGCTAGGCAGAGTCATGCGTCTGCGTTTATTTCATCACCTTACCCGGATGTCGCCGGAGTTCTATCAACGACACAATACCGGTGACTTGATGGCTCACGGGACCAATGACGTAAGAGCCATTGAAATGACAGCGGCAGAGGGCGTGCTTACTCTGGTGGACTCCATGATTGCCGGTTCTGCGGTGATTATTGCCATGGTTCTGGTGTGCGGCTGGGAGATGACCGTGGCTGCGCTGCTGCCTTTCCCGGTCATGGCCTGGCTGATGTTCAGGTATGCGGGCTTACTGCATGCCCGATTCAAGCTGGCCCAGGAGGCGTTTTCCGATCTCAATAACCGGGTTCAGGAAGCGGTTTCCGGAGTGCGGGCGATCAGGGCCCATGATTTGAACCGTTCACAGATGCAGAAGTTCGCAGCTCAATCAGAAACTACCGTCGCTGCCAATATGCAAGTGGCCCGGATTGATGCGATGTTTGATCCGACGATTTCCATTTGTGTGGGTGTTTCTATCCTGGGAAGTCTGGGTTTCGGTGCATGGCGCATTGACAGTGGCCTGATGACGCTCGGCGAACTGACGACATTTACCATATATCTGGGTTTACTGGTCTGGCCAATGTTTGCCTTTGGCTGGCTGTTCAATATTGTGGAAAGGGGGAATGCCTCGCTCAACCGCCTTCAGTCATTGATGGGTGAAAAGCCCGGTGTGGTTGATAGTGAATTCGAGACTGTTAAAAGCCTGGATGGACTTTGA
- a CDS encoding tetratricopeptide repeat protein encodes MDSIRLSLKKTAMVSVLLAGISAPLAMAAPKKAPELRQITYKYILKAQEQMAEDDYASARQSLEHVLGKVKNSKFDKAAVNQMLGVVFANQEQYDKAIGYFRSALADDALHLPAAQQVRYNLAQLLMMKGQYREGIDQLKVWMANLDEKVAIPASAWIMLANGYSRMQEWKNVVDPAKKAIAASEAPPESWYTLLLAAHYELKEIPKAIDVLEILVTLAPQKKQYWLQLSGMNMSIKRDAAALAALRAAYRNGLFDKESDYTQLANFLTYQQVPYQAGVVYSQGMEAGLVDSNFENLKKLANFWSHARENSKAIDAFNRALELEQDPDLQVKLARMLARSERYQELLTLVANPFDGISEKQQGEVLFLTGMAHYQLGDSRKSLGYMEKAASIQSSRGQANSWIGFLQQDLNNQ; translated from the coding sequence ATGGACAGTATAAGGTTAAGTCTAAAAAAGACGGCTATGGTTTCTGTGCTGCTGGCGGGCATAAGTGCTCCGCTGGCCATGGCCGCTCCCAAAAAAGCGCCAGAGCTGCGGCAGATTACCTATAAGTACATTCTCAAAGCCCAGGAACAAATGGCTGAAGATGATTATGCCTCGGCTCGTCAAAGCCTTGAGCATGTGCTTGGCAAAGTAAAAAACAGCAAATTCGATAAGGCAGCGGTTAACCAGATGCTGGGCGTCGTATTTGCCAACCAGGAGCAATACGACAAAGCCATCGGTTATTTTCGATCAGCCCTGGCTGATGATGCACTGCATTTACCCGCAGCTCAGCAGGTTCGCTATAACCTTGCACAGCTGTTGATGATGAAAGGTCAGTACCGGGAAGGGATCGACCAGCTGAAAGTCTGGATGGCTAATCTGGATGAGAAAGTTGCGATACCGGCCAGTGCCTGGATTATGCTGGCCAACGGCTATTCCAGAATGCAGGAATGGAAAAATGTGGTAGATCCGGCGAAGAAGGCAATTGCGGCGTCGGAAGCACCTCCGGAATCCTGGTATACCCTGTTGCTGGCCGCCCATTATGAGTTGAAAGAGATTCCCAAAGCCATTGATGTTCTGGAAATACTGGTCACTCTGGCACCGCAGAAAAAACAGTACTGGCTGCAGCTTTCAGGCATGAATATGTCCATCAAGCGGGATGCAGCGGCACTGGCAGCACTGCGAGCAGCCTATCGCAATGGCCTGTTTGATAAGGAAAGTGACTACACACAGCTGGCAAACTTCCTGACTTATCAACAAGTGCCTTATCAGGCTGGCGTTGTTTATTCACAGGGAATGGAAGCTGGGCTGGTCGACAGTAATTTTGAAAACCTGAAGAAGCTTGCCAATTTCTGGTCCCATGCCCGGGAGAATAGCAAGGCTATTGATGCTTTTAATCGAGCGCTGGAACTTGAGCAAGATCCTGATCTGCAGGTTAAATTGGCCAGAATGTTGGCTCGTTCCGAGCGTTATCAGGAGTTACTGACGCTGGTTGCCAATCCTTTTGACGGGATTAGCGAGAAGCAGCAGGGAGAGGTGCTTTTTCTAACAGGAATGGCCCACTATCAGCTGGGAGATAGTCGAAAATCACTGGGTTATATGGAGAAAGCGGCGTCTATTCAGAGCAGTAGAGGGCAGGCCAACTCCTGGATTGGCTTTTTGCAACAGGACCTGAATAACCAGTAA
- a CDS encoding energy transducer TonB: protein MRYLAALGLGFVVVLGLFAVMNALVNNNRHELVEADDNRISEFIRLQRPETIKEKKREIPKPQPKRPPPPPEMKISQQVDKPVIEQVKMDVPQVDVDLDLAVGDGAGLYASGGVSAGGGPVPLNKFSPMYPRKALQSGVGGSVVFQYTVNADGRVSDVKIVKEKPRGKGFGKAIKKAALKWKFKPAMEDGVAVARTQQQEYEFVLE from the coding sequence ATGCGTTATTTAGCAGCACTCGGTCTGGGTTTTGTGGTGGTACTGGGGTTGTTTGCGGTGATGAATGCCCTGGTCAACAACAACCGCCATGAACTGGTCGAGGCCGATGATAACCGGATCAGCGAGTTTATTCGCTTGCAGCGTCCGGAAACCATCAAAGAGAAAAAGCGGGAAATCCCAAAGCCCCAGCCTAAACGGCCACCGCCACCGCCAGAGATGAAAATCTCCCAGCAGGTGGATAAGCCGGTGATCGAGCAGGTGAAGATGGACGTGCCCCAGGTGGATGTGGATCTGGACCTGGCCGTAGGCGACGGTGCTGGCCTGTATGCCTCAGGTGGTGTTTCTGCTGGTGGTGGTCCGGTTCCTCTGAATAAGTTCAGCCCCATGTATCCCCGTAAAGCACTGCAAAGTGGTGTGGGCGGTTCAGTGGTCTTTCAGTACACGGTTAATGCCGATGGCCGGGTATCGGACGTAAAAATTGTCAAAGAAAAGCCCCGTGGTAAAGGATTCGGCAAGGCGATTAAAAAGGCTGCTCTGAAATGGAAGTTTAAACCGGCAATGGAAGACGGTGTTGCGGTGGCACGTACACAGCAGCAGGAATATGAGTTCGTCTTGGAATAA
- a CDS encoding ExbD/TolR family protein, whose product MRRRYSNGAQEDAGIDMTPMLDIVFIMLIFFIVTTSFIKEAGIDVNRPTANSAQVVKKGNIMIAVSDTGAVWIDKRRVEVGAVRANVERLKAENPEGAVVIQADKKSESGIVVEVMDQVRLAGVYSISVSAREP is encoded by the coding sequence ATGAGAAGACGCTATAGCAACGGCGCACAGGAAGATGCGGGGATTGATATGACACCGATGCTGGACATCGTGTTTATCATGCTCATCTTTTTCATTGTAACAACGTCGTTTATTAAAGAAGCCGGTATTGATGTTAACCGGCCTACGGCCAATTCCGCCCAGGTGGTGAAAAAAGGCAATATCATGATCGCCGTGAGCGACACCGGTGCGGTGTGGATTGACAAACGCCGGGTAGAAGTGGGTGCGGTTCGTGCCAACGTTGAACGCCTGAAGGCAGAAAACCCGGAAGGTGCGGTGGTAATCCAGGCGGATAAGAAATCCGAATCTGGCATTGTCGTAGAAGTCATGGACCAGGTGAGACTGGCGGGTGTTTACAGCATCTCCGTGTCTGCACGGGAACCATAA
- a CDS encoding MotA/TolQ/ExbB proton channel family protein: MLWLLEEIDSIRRFLGMGGDVLMMLFVLTLMLWVLVIERYLFFFLESPKLVKGTIEKWQNRSDKLSWQARHIRTAMISKVSLSAKQGLPMIKTLIALCPLLGLLGTVVGMVQVFDVLAVTGTGSPRAMASGISKATIPTMAGMVAALSGLYFSALLEKRAVRVSHKVADSMQH, translated from the coding sequence ATGCTCTGGTTACTGGAAGAAATTGACTCCATTCGCCGCTTTTTAGGCATGGGCGGCGATGTACTGATGATGCTCTTTGTGCTGACCCTGATGCTCTGGGTGCTGGTAATTGAGCGTTATCTGTTCTTTTTTCTCGAAAGCCCGAAGCTGGTTAAGGGAACCATTGAGAAGTGGCAGAACCGGTCAGACAAGTTGTCCTGGCAGGCCCGGCATATTCGTACCGCCATGATCTCCAAGGTCTCCCTGAGTGCAAAGCAGGGGCTGCCCATGATCAAAACCCTGATCGCCCTTTGTCCATTATTAGGACTGCTGGGAACAGTAGTGGGCATGGTTCAGGTATTTGATGTACTGGCCGTCACCGGTACCGGCAGCCCAAGGGCCATGGCCTCGGGTATTTCCAAGGCCACGATTCCTACCATGGCAGGAATGGTGGCCGCACTGTCCGGTCTTTATTTCAGCGCATTGCTTGAGAAGCGTGCCGTCCGGGTGAGCCATAAAGTCGCCGATTCCATGCAGCATTGA